One Burkholderia sp. WP9 genomic window, TAGTCGGCGTCGGCAACTTCGTCGGTATAGACGTCGTAGCCGTTGATGCCCCGCTGGTTTTCCAGATCGAGGTAGTTATAAATCAGGTCGTACCATTCGGTCGTGCCCGATTCGAAGCTGCCCGTGGTCGTACCCGTGCCCGCGTTGTAGCTACCTTCGAGCGGCGACAGGCTCGTGATGTTCGCATTGCGCGCGCTGCGGCTATACCCGGCATAGCCGATTGCCACACGGCTCAACGGCACGCCGATCTGCTCCAGATAGTCGATCGCCGCATCAATGCTGAATTCGTTCGGGTCACCCGGATGGCTCGGATGCAGGTTCGTATGATGCGCAAGCTTCGGCGCCCACGGCGTGCCGAAGAAATCGTAGGTCATCAGGTTGATGCCGTGCACGCCGGCGTCGATCATGCCCTTCAGGCCGGCCTTCTTCATCTTCGACAAGGCGGCGGATGCGGCGATGCTGATCATCACATCCTTGCGCCCGGCGCCGTCGAACGCCTGCCTGAGTTCGCGCACCAATGCCTGGAAGTTCGGCGTGTCGCTATCGGAATAGGTATTGCCGTCGTTACCCTCTGCTGCCGGATACTCCCAGTCGAGATCGATCGCCGCGAACATCGGGAAGCGCTTGAACAGATCGAGGATGCTGTTGATCAGTGTCTTGCGCCGCGCCGGATCGGCGACCACCCAGTGAAACGCCTCGCTCATCGTCCAGCCGCCGATACTGAACGACAGCACCAGATCAGGATTCTTTGCCTTCAGCTTACGCAGGCCGCCCAACACGCCTTGCGCGGTTTCCTGACGGAACAGCGCCTGATAGTCGTTGCTCACCCAGCCCGGGAAGCCACAGTTGCGATACGAAGCGACATCGCCCCATGCATCGACGAATGTCGCCTCGTCTTTCTTGCGGCCGAAATCCTGCGCGGCCCGGTTGATGGTGTACTGCTTCTCGCCGTTGTCGCCGATAATGCCGGCAAAGCCGAGCACGAGCTTGTCGTACGCATTCGCGTCGAGCAGCATCAGGTCGATGCCGCGGCCACACTGATCGTCGGCGAACGAGCCGTCGTAGCGTCCGTCGTATTGCGACCAGTCCGTGTAGTAGCCGAACACCTTCGAGTCATTCGGCTTGTAGCCGTTGTACACCCGCTTCGCCACGCGGCCGGACGTGTAGCTGAACTTCTCGACTTCGGTCGCCGGCTTGTAGCCGTTCATCTGATACTTCTTTTCCGTCGCACCCTTGGCGCCGGACTTGTCGCCCGGATCGCCGTTGTACACCAGCTTGCTGTTCTGACGTCCTTGCTGGACGGAGCCGTTTGCAGACGTGGGATTGTTCGTTTGCGTCATAAGAACCTCGTTCATGAAAAGTGGATGTCGAAGGCTACGCACCGTGGCGTTACCTGATCGACCTGTTCATGTTCGGGTGCCTCATCGACGAACAACATGGAAAATCCATCGAAAGTTCGCGGTCCGCCAGCCGGCGACGTAGGCGATTGGCTGAGTCATTTCACCTATGCCGATCCTCCACACGTCACGGCGTCGAAATGCGCGACCGCTGACGCAAGTCGCGTGTCGTACGCATGCGTGTGATAAGCCGGACCGTTGTAGCGTCGCGCAAAGTCGTCCCATCTACCCTGTTGCAGCGCGCGCAGCATGGCGGCGTCGCGCCCGACGAAACGAACGAATGCGTCCAGCTGGCTTCGCTCATCGATCGTCATCGACGCGGCAAAGTCGGCTGCGCTGGCATAATCCAGATACAGCCAATGAAGACCCATGATCTGGAATAACCCCCAGCTGCAGGCTTCGATCGCGCAATCACGATCGAGCCCGCTGGCCGCATCGAAACGTTCGTATTCCTGCACGCCACCCAGATAACCGCCGGGTGTCGTATTGACGATCTCGGGAAATTCGCTGCGCCATCGTTGCGCGGGCAGCGCCGCGGCAACCAGCCGCCGATACATCACATGGCGTTCGAACAGGATCTTCGCGCGGCCGTCCGGCAGAAAGCCAAAGCCCGCGCTCTCGACCTCGACCAGTGCAAGAAGCCGCGCTGGTGCGACACCTAGCGCGTCGCTGGCCTCGGCCACGTCGGCTTCGAACAGCAATCCCGCATCGCGCGCCGTTTGCGTGAGCAGTGCGCGAGTCTGCTCGCATACGACGCCTGTGTCCGGCAAGCCACGTCGCTGCTGAAATCGCCGTAGCGCGCTTTGCGTATCGGGGCCCGGCAAACCGTCCACTTCCAGGCGTGGATTTTCCTGCGCAAGCGCCCGCTGTAAAAAGACGACGCTCGTGCCGCGAGTCATTGATGCGTTCATGATCGGTATCCGTGAGGTTGGAAAAAGTCGCGGCAGATAGGAAAGCTAACTGCTGCCGCGACGTGATTCTTTTTCCTCCGGTCTGCGTCCGCCATAGAAGATGGCGAACATTCGCGCCTCGCCTGCCTTGCCGGCTTAGGTCCTGCTGTCTGCCACATGGAAGGCGCGATACTCCCATCTGGCTCGAGGATATGTCCGTTACACCGCGTACCCGTCCGGGTTCCTCCATTGGCTGCGACCATTTACCGATGCTACGTTATGCGTATTAAAGGCGCTGGAGTAATTCGTGAGTAAAAACAGTTGCACCGTTCGTTTCGACTGGCGGCATGACCGTGTATCCGTCGGCCATATCGCCGTGCGCGTCGCGGGACAGGAAAAGGAAGTGCTCCGCCTGATGGTGGAGAGCGCAGGACAAGTGTGCGACCGTGAAGCATTGATGGGCGTCGTGTGGGGCGAGCGTGCGATCCATATGGACGAGCTCTATCTGACGCAACTGGTCTACCGGTTGCGCAAGTCGTTGAGGCCGCTCGGTCTCGGCGGTCATATCGTGACGATGCCGCGTGCGGGCTATCGGTTCGACCCGGAAGGACTTCGGTTCCATACCGAAGAAGCCTCGCCGGATGACGCGCCGACATCGCTTGACGCTCTCTCCACAGATGAACCGCCACCGCGCCGCGCCGGCCTTCGCAACTGGCTTGCGCGGTTGCGCGACAACGTTTCGTATCGGCGGGCATCGTCCGAATCGATCGGCCTGCCCGCGATTCACACCGATGAGGGACTAGTCACTCATGCTGGCGCGACCGTTCATCTAACTGGTTTCGAACGCGCCTTGCTACAGGCGTTCGTCGACCAGCCCGATGTCACGCTCAAGCGTCACGAGTTGATCTCACGGATCTGGGGTGATGAAGAAGACGTCGACGTCAATCGCCTGACGCGCCTGGTGTCGCGCTTGCGGCGTTCGTTGCAGCCGCTCGGACTCGACCAGCAACTGCTCTACATACCTTGTATCGGATATAGATTCTGCCGGACTGTGCCGCCTACGCCCGCCGACATCGGCGAAGTCGAAAGCGGCTCGCTGCCATCAGCAACCGCCGCGCATCCGTCGGTGTCGGGCGTGGATGCCGCGCTCAAGTGGATCGCGCCGTGGTTCGCGTCGCGGCGCACTGTCGTGCTGATCGGCGTGGCGTTGCTTACGCTCACCGCCGCGCTTGCGATGCCGGCGGACCTCGGCAACGGGAGCCGCCTCGGCCGGCCTGTTACCGCAAGGCACAATGGAAGCGCCATTCCGACCTCCTGTAGCGCGGATTATGTTCATCACGTGTTCATTCGCGACGTGGTCGACTCAGTGGCGGCGTCGAGTTCCCCAACCGTGCCGGCTAACGTGGACAACGCGTGGAAGCGGATTGTGGTGGATTTGCGCGCGGCAGGCTGCCGTAGCGTGGCGCCTTCCGCTCCTTCGTAACGTCCAGTGCGGATCGACAATGCAATAGTGGGCAGGCTGACGCGCTGCCCCTTGCGGCGACACCCTATATGGAATGGTCCGCGACATAGGTCGCACGGCGCTGCCCACGCGCGAAAGCGGGTGGGTAGGGCCTGGCGTCACTCGTCGCGATTTGCGTCGCAGTTGGGTTGGCGCCGTGGACCGCAGCCCTCGATGCCGGCTCGTCCAACGGCCCTCGGCGTTTGCAGCGACCGGACGATCGGCGCGCACGCCGAACTGGCGACGCTATTGCGGTTCCGCCAGCGGCCACGCGCCCGACAAGACCTTCTCCAGCCAGAACGTGCCGATCACCGTCTTGACGTCAGTGATCTTGCCGGTGCGTACCCACTCGGACACCTCGGCCACACTTGCCGTGAACAGTTCGAGAAATTCGCCTTCGTCGAGCTTGCGCTCACCCGCAGTCAAACCACGCGCGAGGTAGATGTCGATGAATTCGGTCGAATAGGAAATGATCGGGTGAATGCGCGTCAGATAGACGTATTCACGCGCGATGTAACCCGTCTCTTCGCGCAGTTCACGAATGGCACACGCGAGCGCGCCCTCGTTGGGGTCGAGCTTACCCGCCGGATACTCGACCATGACCTTGCCCATCGGATAGCGATACTGGCTTTCCAGCAACACGCGGCCGTCGTCGAATAATGGAATGACCATCACGGCACCCGGGTGCTGAACGTATTCGCGCGTAGCGTGCTTGCCGTCCGGCAGGCGAACGGTGTCGCACTTGAGCGTCAGAAACGGACCCTGATGCATCGTTTTGCTCTCGAGACAGGTCTCGGTGAGCGCGGCGTCGTGATCGGGAAGTTCAGCCATATGCGGACCTCAGGACAACTGGGTGCGCCGACGGCGAGACGCCGTCAGCGGCGTTTGACGAGATACTGGAAGGTGAAGCCGGGGAATGCGAACACCACGAATAGCGCGAATGTGATCGCGTAAAACTGCCATCCCTGTTCGAAGCGGTTGCCCGCGCGCGCTTCCAGCAGAAAACCGAGCGCGCCAACCACAAAGTACAGCACGATCAATTCGGCAATCCGGATCCAGCCGCTCTTCTTCGCCGCCTTCAGCGGCACGGCGGCGAAGAGGCGCTGATTCAGGAACGGCAGGTTGGCGCCGACCAGCGCCAACAGCACGATAAACCAACCCGCAGCCGACATCAGAGCAGCAGAGTGTGCTGGATAGCCTGCAGGCAGGCCTTCAACAACGGATCCGGCACGATACCGAGCACCAGTACGGCCACGCCATTCAGTGCCAGCAACGCACGCGTGCTGGTGTCGGCGAGAATCGGCGACTTGTCTTGCGGATCGTCGAAATACATCAGCTTGACGATACGCAGGTAGTAGAACGCGCCGAACAGCGAGGTGATCACGGCTAGCACCGTCAGCCAGGTCAGGCCGGCGTTCATGGTCGCCTGCAGCACCGCGAGCTTCGCGTAGAAGCCGACTGCGGGCGGAATGCCGGCGAGCGAGAACATCATGACCATCATCACGAACGCGAACACCGGGCTACGCTGATTCAGGCCCTTGAAGTCTTCAAGCGTGTCCGCTTCGAAATCGCGGCGAGCCAGCAGCATGATGACGCCGAACGTACCCATCGTCGTGATCAGGTAGACGATGCTGTAGTACATGGCCGAGCCGTACGCGTTGGCGGCGCCCGAGGTCTTGTTGTCGACCACGCCTGCCAAGAGGCCCAGCAGCACGAAGCCCATGTTCGAGATCGCCGAGTACGCGAGCATCCGCTTCACGTTGCGTTGCACGATACCGGTGATATTGCCGACGATCAGCGACAGCGCCGCGAGAATCACCAGCATTTGCTGCCATTCGACTGCCAGCGGCAACAGACCCATCACGAGGAAACGCAAACCCCATGCGAACGCGGCAACCTTCGGACCGCCGCCGACCATCAGCGTCATCGCCGTCGGTGCGCCCTGATACACGTCGGGCACCCACATGTGGAACGGCACCGCGCCCATCTTGAACGCCACGCCCGCCACGATGAAGATCACGCCGAACAGCAGCACGCTCGGATCGTAGTGGCTCGTGCCGATCGCCTTGAACACTTCGTTCAGGTCGAGCGAACCGGTCGCGCCATACAGCATGGAGATGCCGTACAGCAGGAAGCCGGAAGCCAGCGCGCCGAGCACGTAGTACTTCATGGCCGCCTCGTTCGACGGTGCCGCGTCACGACGCAGCGCGATCGCGCCGTACAGCGACAGCGACATCAGTTCCAGCCCGAGATACAGCGTCAGGAAGTTGTTGCCGGAGATCATGACGAGCTGGCCGAGCAACGAGAACATGCCCAGCAGGAAGAATTCGCCGCGGAACAGACCGCGATCCTCGAGGTAGCGGCGCGAATAGACGATCGACACGGCATAGCCGAGCGTCACCACCGCTTTCATCACGTTGGCGAACGAGTCCACCACGTACATATGGCCGAAGTAATAGCGCACTTGCGGGTCGAACGCGTTCATCGCGAACCAGATGCCGGCGACGAGCGTCGAGAAGAACGCGATGAAGTACGTGGTACGGCGACCGGCCTGGCCGACGAACGTGTCGTTGAGCCACGCGACGACAACGGCGAGCATCACCAGCGCGTCAGGCAACAGAGCAGTCATAGGGGCGTTTTGCATGGTCTTTAATTCCTCCGCTCTGCGTTACTGAGGCAACGGCAGCTTTGATTGCGCAACGTGGGAGAGGAGGTTTTCCACGGATACGTGCATCACATCGGTAAAGGGCTTCGGATACAGGCCCATGAACAGCGTCAGTGCGGCGAGCACTGCCAGCATGAAAAATTCGCGACGGTTGATGTCGAGCAGGCCCTTCACGTGATCGTTGGCGATCGCGCCGAAGTACACGCGCTTGTACATCCACAGCGTGTAGGCCGCGCCGAGAATCAGCGTGACTGCCGCGCCGCCGGCGATCCAGAAGTTGTACTGGACAGCCGCCAGAATCACCATGAATTCGCCGACGAAACCGGAAGTACCCGGCAAGCCGCAATTCGCCATGGAGAACAGCATCGCGAACGCCGCGAACTTCGGCATCACGTTGACGACACCGCCGTAATCGGCGATCTGACGCGAATGCATACGGTCATACAGTACGCCGATGCTCAGGAACATCGCGCCCGACACGAAGCCGTGCGAGATCATCTGCACGATCGCGCCTTCCACGCCGAGCTGGTTGAAGATGAAGAAGCCGAGCGTCACGAAACCCATGTGCGCGATCGACGAATACGCGACCAGCTTCTTCATGTCCGTCTGCACCATCGCAACCAGACCGATGTAGATCACGGCGATCAGCGACAGCGTGATGACGACCGGTGCCAGAAAGTGGCTGGCGTCCGGCGTGATCGGCAGCGAGAAGCGCAGGAAACCGTATGCGCCCAGCTTCAGCATGATCGCGGCCAGCACGACCGAGCCGCCGGTCGGCGCTTCCACGTGGGCGTCAGGCAACCACGTGTGAACCGGCCACATCGGCACCTTCACGGCG contains:
- a CDS encoding glycosyl hydrolase family 18 protein, yielding MNEVLMTQTNNPTSANGSVQQGRQNSKLVYNGDPGDKSGAKGATEKKYQMNGYKPATEVEKFSYTSGRVAKRVYNGYKPNDSKVFGYYTDWSQYDGRYDGSFADDQCGRGIDLMLLDANAYDKLVLGFAGIIGDNGEKQYTINRAAQDFGRKKDEATFVDAWGDVASYRNCGFPGWVSNDYQALFRQETAQGVLGGLRKLKAKNPDLVLSFSIGGWTMSEAFHWVVADPARRKTLINSILDLFKRFPMFAAIDLDWEYPAAEGNDGNTYSDSDTPNFQALVRELRQAFDGAGRKDVMISIAASAALSKMKKAGLKGMIDAGVHGINLMTYDFFGTPWAPKLAHHTNLHPSHPGDPNEFSIDAAIDYLEQIGVPLSRVAIGYAGYSRSARNANITSLSPLEGSYNAGTGTTTGSFESGTTEWYDLIYNYLDLENQRGINGYDVYTDEVADADYLYSKDSKLFISVDTPRTVKAKGEYVRKRGLAGLFTWTIEMDGGVLVNAAREGLGNEITKQTIDMSPFYFKGINVKGGNRPPVAAIDGPLEAFAGDPVHFSGKRSNDPDGDALTYRWSAPGLPFDGATTVEVDGVVPAAGATSYAVKLTVDDGHGNTNTAQVTLTVKSKSGQPPVARMTVQLASGTAFQLSGTASFDPDGDPLTYVWQAPQLPFDGSRKAVVSGVVPSVDKTTDYLIQLSVSDGTSTSSEAIYLEATPASGGSVQAVITGKTKVESGAPLSLSAADSTGPAPLVYKWSAPGLSFDGSNQASVTVTAPTLTTTTEYPVRLTVTGHGGDGAQSIASVNVTVVAGQSTGTWKPQDYPGGSVVTHDYHGQGLRKYCSSWWANRSDEPGDPNCTSQKQYDGKVWQDLGSA
- a CDS encoding N-acetylmuramidase family protein, with translation MNASMTRGTSVVFLQRALAQENPRLEVDGLPGPDTQSALRRFQQRRGLPDTGVVCEQTRALLTQTARDAGLLFEADVAEASDALGVAPARLLALVEVESAGFGFLPDGRAKILFERHVMYRRLVAAALPAQRWRSEFPEIVNTTPGGYLGGVQEYERFDAASGLDRDCAIEACSWGLFQIMGLHWLYLDYASAADFAASMTIDERSQLDAFVRFVGRDAAMLRALQQGRWDDFARRYNGPAYHTHAYDTRLASAVAHFDAVTCGGSA
- a CDS encoding winged helix-turn-helix domain-containing protein yields the protein MSKNSCTVRFDWRHDRVSVGHIAVRVAGQEKEVLRLMVESAGQVCDREALMGVVWGERAIHMDELYLTQLVYRLRKSLRPLGLGGHIVTMPRAGYRFDPEGLRFHTEEASPDDAPTSLDALSTDEPPPRRAGLRNWLARLRDNVSYRRASSESIGLPAIHTDEGLVTHAGATVHLTGFERALLQAFVDQPDVTLKRHELISRIWGDEEDVDVNRLTRLVSRLRRSLQPLGLDQQLLYIPCIGYRFCRTVPPTPADIGEVESGSLPSATAAHPSVSGVDAALKWIAPWFASRRTVVLIGVALLTLTAALAMPADLGNGSRLGRPVTARHNGSAIPTSCSADYVHHVFIRDVVDSVAASSSPTVPANVDNAWKRIVVDLRAAGCRSVAPSAPS
- a CDS encoding NUDIX hydrolase, coding for MAELPDHDAALTETCLESKTMHQGPFLTLKCDTVRLPDGKHATREYVQHPGAVMVIPLFDDGRVLLESQYRYPMGKVMVEYPAGKLDPNEGALACAIRELREETGYIAREYVYLTRIHPIISYSTEFIDIYLARGLTAGERKLDEGEFLELFTASVAEVSEWVRTGKITDVKTVIGTFWLEKVLSGAWPLAEPQ
- a CDS encoding DUF2818 family protein; this encodes MSAAGWFIVLLALVGANLPFLNQRLFAAVPLKAAKKSGWIRIAELIVLYFVVGALGFLLEARAGNRFEQGWQFYAITFALFVVFAFPGFTFQYLVKRR
- the nuoN gene encoding NADH-quinone oxidoreductase subunit NuoN, producing MQNAPMTALLPDALVMLAVVVAWLNDTFVGQAGRRTTYFIAFFSTLVAGIWFAMNAFDPQVRYYFGHMYVVDSFANVMKAVVTLGYAVSIVYSRRYLEDRGLFRGEFFLLGMFSLLGQLVMISGNNFLTLYLGLELMSLSLYGAIALRRDAAPSNEAAMKYYVLGALASGFLLYGISMLYGATGSLDLNEVFKAIGTSHYDPSVLLFGVIFIVAGVAFKMGAVPFHMWVPDVYQGAPTAMTLMVGGGPKVAAFAWGLRFLVMGLLPLAVEWQQMLVILAALSLIVGNITGIVQRNVKRMLAYSAISNMGFVLLGLLAGVVDNKTSGAANAYGSAMYYSIVYLITTMGTFGVIMLLARRDFEADTLEDFKGLNQRSPVFAFVMMVMMFSLAGIPPAVGFYAKLAVLQATMNAGLTWLTVLAVITSLFGAFYYLRIVKLMYFDDPQDKSPILADTSTRALLALNGVAVLVLGIVPDPLLKACLQAIQHTLLL
- a CDS encoding NADH-quinone oxidoreductase subunit M translates to MHAYPILSIAIWLPILVGLLVLAIGSDRNPGPARWIALIGSVVSFLVTIPLITGFDSSTADLQFVEKANWIERFNITYHLGVDGISMWFVVLTALITVIVVIAAWEVITKNVAQYLAAFLILSGIMVGVFSSADGMLFYVFFEATLIPMYIIIGVWGGANRVYAAFKFFLYTLMGSLLMLVALLYLYTQTGTFDLATWQHAQIAMTPQVLLFIAFFMAFAVKVPMWPVHTWLPDAHVEAPTGGSVVLAAIMLKLGAYGFLRFSLPITPDASHFLAPVVITLSLIAVIYIGLVAMVQTDMKKLVAYSSIAHMGFVTLGFFIFNQLGVEGAIVQMISHGFVSGAMFLSIGVLYDRMHSRQIADYGGVVNVMPKFAAFAMLFSMANCGLPGTSGFVGEFMVILAAVQYNFWIAGGAAVTLILGAAYTLWMYKRVYFGAIANDHVKGLLDINRREFFMLAVLAALTLFMGLYPKPFTDVMHVSVENLLSHVAQSKLPLPQ